TTTGTTTGAGGTCGCTGTGAAAAATTTTTCGATAAAAATAACCCGAATCGCGATCACTTTGATTCTTGTGCTGTTGGGCATCGCCGCGATATTCAAGGCCTGGGTGTTCTACACCGAGTCGCCGTGGACGCGTGATGCCAAGTTTACCGCCGATGTGGTGGCGATCGCCCCGGACGTCAGCGGCCTGCTGACCGACGTGCCGGTGGTGGATAACCAACTGGTGAAGAAAGGTCAGGTGCTGTTCGTGGTCGATCGGCCGCGTTATGAGCAGGCGCTGGCGGAAGCCGGCGCCGACGTCGCCTACTATCAGACGCTGGCGGCGGAAAAACGGCGCGAGGCCGGCCGCCGCGTGAAGCTGGGCGTGCAGGCGATGTCGCAGGAAGAGATTGACCAGTCGAACAACTCACTGCAGACCGTGCAGCACCAGCTGGCGAAGGCCATTGCGGCGCGCGAGCTGGCGCAGCTGGATCTGGAACGCACCACGGTGCGGGCGCCGGCCGATGGCTGGATCACCAACCTCAACGTCCATGCCGGCGAATACATCACCCGCGGCTCGGTGGCGGTGGCGCTGGTGAAGAAAGATTCCTTCTACATCCTGGCGTACCTGGAAGAAACCAAGCTGAATGGCCTGAATAAGGGCGACCGCGCGGAGATCACCCCGCTCGGCAGCAACCGCATCATGCACGGCACCGTCGACAGCGTGGCGGCGGCGGTGAACAACAGCAGCAGCACGGTGAACAACAAAGGGTTGGCCTCGATCGACAGCAACCTGGAGTGGGTGCGCCTGGCGCAGCGCGTGCCGGTGAAGATCCTGCTGGACGCCAAGGATCAACAGCATCCGTACCCGGCCGGCACCACCGCCACCGTGGTGATCGTCGGCAAGAACGATCGCAATGCCGACAGCGGCTCGCCTTTTGTGCGCCTGATGCACCGGCTGCGTGA
Above is a window of Serratia nematodiphila DZ0503SBS1 DNA encoding:
- the aaeA gene encoding p-hydroxybenzoic acid efflux pump subunit AaeA; protein product: MKNFSIKITRIAITLILVLLGIAAIFKAWVFYTESPWTRDAKFTADVVAIAPDVSGLLTDVPVVDNQLVKKGQVLFVVDRPRYEQALAEAGADVAYYQTLAAEKRREAGRRVKLGVQAMSQEEIDQSNNSLQTVQHQLAKAIAARELAQLDLERTTVRAPADGWITNLNVHAGEYITRGSVAVALVKKDSFYILAYLEETKLNGLNKGDRAEITPLGSNRIMHGTVDSVAAAVNNSSSTVNNKGLASIDSNLEWVRLAQRVPVKILLDAKDQQHPYPAGTTATVVIVGKNDRNADSGSPFVRLMHRLREFG